A genome region from Myroides fluvii includes the following:
- a CDS encoding HugZ family pyridoxamine 5'-phosphate oxidase, translating to MSTDTLNPNFDQHKVKAKAPKVEELINECKSVMIASINEDGSPLVSTAPYSRVGNEFQILVSFMAKHTKNLRDRKKVSFMFVEDESSSKQLYARHRLTIETEAELIGKENPLYDQAMVDLRERHGKVIEVLGNLEDFIMFNLKPIKGSYVNGFGSAYFIDENLQVIEHRHGAHGQHNVDVKK from the coding sequence ATGAGTACAGATACACTTAATCCAAACTTCGATCAACATAAAGTAAAAGCAAAAGCACCTAAAGTGGAAGAACTAATTAATGAATGTAAATCCGTCATGATTGCATCAATTAATGAAGATGGTTCTCCATTGGTTAGTACAGCTCCGTATTCTAGAGTTGGAAATGAGTTCCAAATTTTAGTTTCTTTCATGGCAAAGCATACAAAGAACTTAAGAGATCGCAAAAAAGTATCTTTTATGTTTGTAGAAGATGAGAGTTCATCGAAACAATTATATGCTAGACATCGTTTAACGATTGAAACAGAAGCTGAGTTGATTGGAAAAGAAAATCCTTTATACGATCAAGCGATGGTTGATTTAAGAGAAAGACACGGAAAAGTAATTGAAGTTTTAGGAAACTTAGAGGACTTTATTATGTTCAACTTAAAACCAATCAAAGGATCGTATGTAAATGGATTCGGAAGTGCTTACTTTATTGATGAAAACTTACAAGTAATCGAACACAGACATGGAGCTCACGGGCAGCACAATGTAGATGTAAAAAAATAA
- a CDS encoding DMT family transporter: MKNLKGILFALISSGTFGLVPLFSLPLLVPSLRPEGVAAIGIPTILFYRFLFSSATMGAVCIYKKTSLKISIQDLAVVIFLALLYAATAKFIVDSYEYIASGLATTVHFLYPLFVSIVMIAFFKEKKSTVLLIASLLSLLGVGMMCWHGEASPALFKGLILASLTIFTYGLYIVGLNKSRVSNMNVDSLTFYVLVMGCLIFLFYALLTTGIDTITLKADWMNLILLGFFATFISDLCLVLAVKHAGSTITSILGSMEPVVAVLVGTLFFGEFFDWMSALGLFFVLLSVTLVIAFSKQKAT, from the coding sequence ATGAAAAACCTGAAAGGAATTTTGTTCGCCTTAATTTCCTCTGGTACGTTTGGATTGGTTCCGTTGTTTTCGTTACCACTCTTAGTACCGAGTTTGCGACCAGAAGGAGTGGCGGCTATCGGCATACCGACCATTCTATTTTATCGATTTTTGTTTTCATCCGCAACGATGGGTGCTGTTTGTATCTACAAAAAAACAAGTTTAAAAATTTCTATTCAGGATTTAGCAGTCGTCATTTTCTTGGCTCTATTATATGCCGCCACCGCCAAGTTTATCGTTGACTCCTATGAATATATTGCTAGTGGGTTGGCAACAACCGTGCACTTCTTATATCCCCTTTTTGTAAGTATTGTCATGATTGCCTTTTTCAAAGAAAAAAAATCAACCGTATTGCTTATTGCATCCCTACTCTCTCTTTTAGGAGTAGGCATGATGTGTTGGCATGGAGAAGCTTCTCCTGCTTTATTTAAAGGACTGATATTGGCTTCGTTGACGATATTTACCTATGGATTGTATATTGTAGGATTAAACAAATCAAGGGTATCCAACATGAACGTTGATTCCCTGACGTTTTATGTTCTAGTCATGGGATGTCTGATCTTTTTGTTTTATGCACTACTGACAACAGGGATTGACACCATTACACTCAAAGCAGACTGGATGAATTTAATTCTCTTGGGATTCTTTGCTACCTTTATTTCTGATTTGTGTTTGGTCTTGGCTGTAAAACACGCCGGATCTACCATCACCTCTATTTTAGGATCAATGGAACCCGTAGTAGCGGTACTCGTTGGTACCCTATTCTTTGGTGAATTCTTCGATTGGATGTCTGCACTCGGTTTGTTCTTCGTGCTACTCTCCGTCACCTTGGTGATTGCATTTAGCAAACAAAAAGCTACATAA
- a CDS encoding sigma-70 family RNA polymerase sigma factor yields the protein MLSHNPDFDKIFQKHWAELYSFAYNVMRDKAVAEDIVQEVFIDFWNRQVSAELPRAYLFQATRNQCAKALCNRRFDSVQVEKLATLIPDLEDTQYDEVKAILLDEIEKTALAILPDRCLLIFKMRFYEQRTYKDIAQCLGITESTVENQITKALRMLKESTPYVADISGAMLLLLLSNVT from the coding sequence ATGCTAAGTCATAACCCTGATTTTGATAAAATCTTTCAAAAACACTGGGCTGAATTATACAGTTTTGCCTATAATGTAATGCGAGACAAGGCTGTAGCAGAAGATATTGTACAAGAAGTATTTATCGATTTTTGGAATAGACAAGTCTCTGCTGAATTGCCACGGGCCTATTTATTTCAAGCCACGAGAAATCAATGTGCCAAAGCCTTGTGTAATCGCCGTTTTGATTCTGTCCAAGTAGAGAAACTAGCCACTTTAATTCCCGATTTAGAGGATACACAATACGATGAAGTCAAAGCGATTTTACTCGATGAAATTGAAAAAACGGCCCTAGCCATTCTTCCCGATCGCTGCTTGTTGATTTTTAAAATGCGCTTTTACGAACAACGCACCTACAAAGACATTGCTCAATGTTTGGGAATCACCGAGAGTACAGTTGAAAATCAAATTACTAAAGCCCTGCGAATGCTGAAAGAATCGACCCCTTATGTAGCAGATATTTCCGGAGCAATGCTGTTGCTACTTTTGAGTAATGTTACCTAA
- a CDS encoding FecR family protein — protein MYKKFKSLLAKYSKGTASVTEQAVVNQFFNTLQTGGITAEEVKRDKALYHRLHHTISSKTKPSLFQSYLLRYTALAACLASVGVLYFFLVLKTDARWITQQAQKGEQLVFHLSDSTLVYLSGGSSIQYPAQFDEDQRIVHLQGEAFFEVKRTHPQQPFRVESENLQVKVLGTKFNVNDVNGETISVSVHEGKVEVSDAEQSKRVILHANEKVDFQTAKQQFVSYAMEEKDLDQWHRGNLKFRKATIQEVIHVLNRRLNTKISWQGQEVPTLTITGDFKYNTIDEILNSLNFLYGINYAKKADGIIAISMK, from the coding sequence ATGTATAAGAAATTTAAATCGCTATTGGCCAAATACAGCAAAGGAACAGCTTCAGTAACAGAACAAGCTGTGGTCAATCAATTTTTCAATACCCTTCAGACGGGGGGAATTACAGCAGAGGAAGTAAAACGAGATAAAGCGTTATATCATCGACTGCACCACACCATCTCTTCCAAAACTAAACCCTCTCTTTTTCAATCATATTTGTTGCGTTATACCGCACTTGCTGCATGTTTGGCCAGCGTAGGTGTGTTGTATTTTTTTCTAGTTCTTAAAACAGATGCCCGATGGATTACCCAACAAGCTCAAAAAGGAGAACAATTAGTTTTTCACTTGAGTGATTCAACCTTGGTGTACCTCAGTGGAGGAAGTTCCATACAATATCCCGCTCAATTTGATGAAGATCAACGTATCGTTCACTTACAAGGAGAAGCTTTTTTTGAAGTGAAGCGAACACACCCTCAACAACCTTTTCGAGTAGAAAGTGAAAATTTACAAGTAAAGGTATTGGGAACAAAGTTCAACGTTAACGATGTAAACGGAGAAACTATCAGTGTGAGTGTGCACGAGGGAAAGGTCGAAGTAAGCGATGCTGAGCAATCGAAGCGCGTAATCTTACATGCCAATGAAAAAGTAGATTTTCAAACCGCAAAACAACAGTTTGTATCCTATGCGATGGAGGAGAAAGACCTAGATCAATGGCATAGAGGTAATCTGAAATTTAGAAAAGCCACCATTCAAGAAGTAATTCACGTACTCAATAGAAGGTTAAACACAAAAATTAGTTGGCAAGGACAGGAAGTACCAACGTTGACGATTACTGGAGATTTTAAATACAATACCATAGACGAAATACTAAACAGTTTGAACTTTTTATATGGGATAAACTATGCGAAAAAAGCAGACGGAATCATAGCGATAAGTATGAAATAG
- a CDS encoding SusC/RagA family TonB-linked outer membrane protein — MYRKVLKSRRKTYPTWMYVITLSSTFSLGVHAQKEGKSLPGYADGLSIEEVFEDVKKQTNYTVVASDDVLKTNKKIAIAVKDRKITDVLDEVSSEYGLTYQISGTTISVKEQQNHQQIKGVVKDKDGFTIPGATVTIKGTNKGVATDINGAFSITVNLGVDELEFSFIGYKTQVVRATQNLNIVLQDDQTSLDEVVVTALGIKREEKRLGYAQETVNAEKLSTAVANNWSSGLKGKVAGLNIASGGTGPINSQRIQLRGNTSLDASKNYALIVIDGVPMDQEINSNGYNTAAFGNDSPVDNGNAISDLNQDDIESVTVLKGPTAAALYGSRAANGALIITTKSGKKNDKFGIAYNSSVAFDVINKWPDYQYEYGQGSGGYFDKNGNPYYSFGNSADGPDTGNHPEAWGPKFQDQYFYQYDPATQGQTPERTLWRPYKNNRKDFFETGVTVNNAIAFQGGNDKGSMRLNISHTDNKWIVPNTGYKKYGASFNGNYQISDRVKLTAVMNYNNRKSDNLPVLGYNNGSLAYFMMFLLPNVDVNWYKPMWKNGKEDREQLNPFSPWSSNPYFITNVDQNTLDSSQFIGNAKADIKLTDKLDFMGRLAINNLTQFRETKRGFSSKRHAEGFYARQDISSREINADFLLTYKDKISEVLDYQVMVGANHMSYTHRNLRTSVDALVVPGVYKLSNGVNNPIVNTSDALKKVNSTYGMMTFGYNNFLFLDVTARNDWSSTLPSGNNSYFYPSVSASAILSDMFALPTTIDYLKYRVSFAKVGSDTDPYQVSKYYAQSNFPSSAIMPSTLYNANLRPEITSSWETGVEMKMLQNRLGFDVTFYNSDTKNQILVLPMDIAEGFSSQVINAGKVRNKGVELVLHGTPIKNSDFSWNVSANWSKNKNEVLELKDNLEEQVLATVVNGRLIAKVGGTTTALYGRKFVRNPEGQVVYNNGVPVLGADPEYIGDVAPKWKAGLVNNFKYKNWNFGFTLDGQYGGKIYSHTHHKATEAGQLKHTLKGRDAGELIGEGVVLNADGSYSANTTPIRVDNYYRKYYEYQNVESNTFDASFLKIRELSLSYSFAKKQLKRMGLESLTLTVYGRDLKTFTDFPIYDPEAATMNGSVIVPGMETGQMPSTASYGFNLKVEF, encoded by the coding sequence ATGTATCGAAAAGTATTAAAAAGTAGGAGGAAAACCTACCCAACATGGATGTATGTCATAACGTTGAGCAGTACGTTCAGCCTAGGTGTACACGCACAAAAAGAAGGGAAGTCTCTTCCGGGCTATGCAGATGGATTGTCTATCGAAGAAGTATTCGAAGACGTTAAAAAGCAGACCAATTACACGGTTGTCGCTTCTGACGATGTCTTGAAAACCAACAAGAAGATTGCCATTGCAGTAAAGGACAGAAAAATTACAGATGTACTTGATGAGGTTTCAAGTGAATATGGCTTGACGTATCAAATTTCAGGTACGACGATTTCGGTTAAAGAACAACAAAACCATCAACAGATTAAAGGGGTGGTAAAGGATAAAGATGGCTTTACTATTCCTGGTGCTACGGTTACTATAAAAGGAACAAATAAAGGAGTAGCCACGGATATCAATGGAGCTTTTAGTATTACAGTGAATCTAGGAGTAGATGAGTTAGAATTTTCATTTATTGGGTATAAAACACAAGTAGTTAGAGCTACACAAAATTTAAACATTGTTTTACAAGATGATCAAACGAGTTTGGATGAGGTGGTAGTAACAGCATTGGGAATTAAGCGTGAGGAGAAACGCTTGGGATATGCACAAGAAACGGTTAATGCGGAAAAGCTATCTACAGCGGTGGCCAATAACTGGTCAAGCGGATTAAAAGGAAAAGTAGCCGGATTGAATATCGCATCAGGTGGAACAGGCCCGATCAACTCACAACGTATTCAATTGAGGGGAAATACCTCTTTAGATGCCAGTAAAAACTACGCGTTGATTGTTATTGATGGAGTGCCGATGGATCAAGAAATTAATTCAAATGGATACAATACAGCTGCTTTTGGCAATGACTCTCCAGTGGATAATGGAAATGCTATTTCCGATTTAAATCAAGATGATATTGAAAGTGTAACGGTTCTAAAAGGACCAACAGCCGCTGCTTTATACGGATCCAGAGCGGCGAATGGAGCCTTGATTATCACGACAAAATCAGGAAAGAAAAACGATAAGTTTGGTATTGCTTATAACAGCTCAGTTGCGTTTGATGTGATTAATAAATGGCCTGATTATCAATATGAGTATGGACAAGGATCAGGTGGATATTTTGACAAGAATGGAAATCCATACTATTCTTTTGGCAATTCAGCAGATGGTCCTGATACAGGAAATCATCCAGAAGCTTGGGGGCCTAAATTCCAAGATCAATATTTTTATCAGTATGATCCAGCTACACAAGGTCAAACCCCTGAACGCACTTTGTGGAGACCTTATAAAAATAATAGAAAAGACTTTTTTGAAACAGGAGTAACCGTTAATAATGCCATTGCTTTTCAGGGTGGAAACGACAAAGGCTCTATGCGATTGAATATTTCTCACACGGATAATAAGTGGATTGTTCCCAATACAGGGTACAAAAAATACGGTGCCTCATTTAATGGAAATTACCAGATTTCAGATCGAGTTAAATTAACCGCAGTGATGAATTACAATAACCGCAAGAGTGATAACTTACCTGTTTTGGGATATAATAATGGATCATTAGCTTATTTTATGATGTTCTTATTGCCTAACGTGGATGTTAACTGGTATAAACCCATGTGGAAAAATGGAAAAGAGGATAGAGAGCAGTTAAACCCTTTTTCTCCTTGGTCTAGTAATCCATACTTTATTACAAATGTCGATCAAAATACCTTGGATAGCAGTCAATTTATTGGAAACGCAAAAGCAGATATTAAACTGACGGATAAATTGGACTTTATGGGGCGTTTAGCCATAAATAACCTGACTCAATTTAGAGAAACGAAACGCGGTTTTTCCAGTAAACGTCATGCCGAAGGATTTTATGCACGCCAAGATATATCAAGTAGAGAAATAAATGCAGATTTCTTATTGACGTACAAAGATAAAATTTCAGAAGTTTTGGATTATCAAGTGATGGTAGGAGCTAATCACATGTCATATACCCATCGAAATTTGCGAACTTCTGTAGATGCTTTAGTTGTTCCAGGGGTGTATAAATTGTCTAATGGTGTAAACAATCCGATTGTCAATACATCCGATGCGTTGAAAAAAGTAAATAGTACCTATGGAATGATGACCTTTGGTTATAACAACTTCTTATTCTTGGATGTAACTGCAAGAAACGACTGGTCTAGTACATTACCAAGCGGAAATAATTCTTATTTCTACCCTTCAGTGAGTGCAAGTGCTATTCTGTCGGATATGTTTGCGCTGCCAACAACAATTGATTATTTGAAATACAGAGTATCGTTTGCAAAAGTAGGAAGTGACACAGATCCGTATCAAGTTTCCAAATATTATGCACAAAGTAATTTCCCAAGTTCGGCTATTATGCCAAGTACGTTGTACAATGCAAACTTAAGACCCGAAATTACGTCCAGTTGGGAAACAGGAGTGGAGATGAAAATGCTGCAAAATAGATTGGGATTTGATGTAACTTTCTATAATTCAGATACGAAGAATCAAATTTTAGTATTACCCATGGATATAGCAGAAGGGTTTAGTTCTCAAGTGATTAATGCAGGAAAAGTGAGAAACAAAGGAGTAGAGTTGGTGCTACACGGAACACCGATAAAAAACAGCGATTTCTCGTGGAATGTTTCTGCGAACTGGTCTAAAAATAAAAACGAAGTACTGGAATTAAAAGACAATTTAGAAGAGCAAGTGTTGGCTACTGTTGTCAATGGACGATTAATTGCAAAGGTAGGGGGAACGACAACAGCTTTATATGGTCGAAAATTCGTCCGCAATCCAGAAGGCCAAGTTGTTTATAACAATGGAGTTCCAGTATTAGGTGCTGATCCAGAATATATTGGTGATGTAGCCCCAAAATGGAAAGCGGGATTAGTCAATAATTTTAAATACAAGAATTGGAATTTTGGTTTTACTCTTGACGGTCAATATGGAGGAAAAATTTACTCGCATACGCACCATAAAGCCACAGAGGCAGGACAATTAAAACACACACTTAAAGGACGTGACGCTGGAGAACTAATCGGCGAAGGGGTAGTGTTAAATGCTGATGGATCCTATTCTGCTAATACAACGCCAATTCGAGTAGATAATTACTACAGAAAATACTATGAATATCAAAACGTAGAATCCAATACGTTCGATGCGTCTTTCTTGAAAATTAGAGAACTTTCTTTGTCGTATTCTTTTGCGAAAAAACAACTGAAACGCATGGGATTAGAAAGCTTAACGCTAACCGTATATGGACGTGATTTAAAAACGTTTACCGATTTCCCAATTTATGATCCAGAAGCAGCAACAATGAACGGAAGTGTAATTGTACCCGGAATGGAAACAGGGCAAATGCCTTCAACCGCTTCCTATGGATTTAATTTAAAAGTAGAATTTTAA
- a CDS encoding SusD/RagB family nutrient-binding outer membrane lipoprotein: MKRIIYIAASVFFFLSCTENFEEVNSNPNLIDQISPGTLLNEVIYNMANNNVRNYYSITAELMQVKLPYPSFYGGIHRYEILDNTGNSQWNASYKWAKNIREMLAVSEANPNDANYKAIGLTLRAWVYSNLTDSFGDIPFSEASKGDEGGVKPKYDTQQEIYMTLLQDLEDANALYNHANPMLYGKEILFDNNTKNWQRFTNSLRLRLLLRISNVYPQAFGEMVTMLNQEDKYPIISDFTQSAALKVTGITPNLSPWSRALDFSTNQAASAFLLDHLNGLKDPRIAVYATEAKDLEGKSMGYVGIPSAYVGDNSQFKFSPSYMNNKQVVAPMSIPILMHSEVEFIKAELAQRGLYNSSNAAQYYSNGIKSAILFVTGKAVEPTYLEQEKVKYNGDLAQIMLQKYISLYFTDFQQWSEYRRTGLPVLPTTSSMLNDGKMPYRLLYHSDQKVYNPTNYSEASQRIGGDEMNSKIWWIK, from the coding sequence ATGAAAAGAATAATTTACATAGCCGCTTCGGTCTTCTTCTTTCTCTCTTGTACAGAAAACTTTGAAGAAGTCAATAGCAACCCCAATCTAATTGATCAAATTAGTCCAGGTACCCTTTTAAATGAGGTAATTTATAATATGGCAAACAACAACGTGAGAAATTATTATAGTATCACGGCAGAGCTTATGCAAGTAAAATTGCCTTACCCTAGTTTTTATGGAGGGATACATCGGTATGAAATTTTAGATAACACAGGTAATTCTCAATGGAATGCCAGTTATAAATGGGCAAAAAATATCCGTGAAATGTTAGCCGTTTCAGAAGCTAACCCTAATGATGCCAATTATAAAGCTATCGGTTTGACTTTACGTGCCTGGGTGTATTCCAACCTAACGGATTCATTTGGAGATATTCCCTTCTCTGAAGCATCCAAAGGAGATGAAGGAGGCGTAAAACCAAAATACGATACCCAACAAGAGATTTACATGACGTTGTTGCAAGATCTAGAAGACGCCAATGCACTGTATAATCACGCCAATCCCATGTTATACGGAAAAGAGATTCTATTTGATAACAATACTAAAAATTGGCAGCGATTTACCAATTCGCTTCGCTTGCGTCTGTTGTTGAGAATTTCCAATGTGTATCCACAAGCTTTTGGAGAAATGGTGACGATGTTAAATCAAGAAGATAAATACCCTATCATTAGTGATTTTACGCAAAGTGCAGCTTTAAAAGTCACGGGAATCACACCAAATTTATCGCCTTGGTCTAGAGCTTTAGATTTTTCTACCAATCAAGCAGCATCAGCTTTCTTACTTGACCATTTAAATGGTTTGAAAGATCCGCGTATTGCTGTATATGCAACAGAAGCAAAAGATTTAGAAGGAAAATCAATGGGATATGTAGGAATTCCTAGTGCTTATGTAGGAGATAATTCTCAATTTAAATTTTCTCCATCTTATATGAATAATAAACAAGTAGTGGCTCCCATGAGTATTCCCATCTTGATGCATTCAGAAGTGGAATTTATTAAAGCAGAGTTAGCGCAACGCGGTTTGTATAATAGCAGTAATGCAGCACAATATTACAGTAATGGAATAAAAAGTGCTATCCTATTTGTAACAGGAAAAGCGGTTGAACCTACTTACTTAGAACAAGAAAAAGTAAAATATAACGGCGATTTAGCGCAAATTATGTTGCAAAAATACATCTCGCTCTACTTTACAGATTTTCAACAGTGGTCTGAATATAGACGTACTGGTTTACCTGTATTGCCTACAACTTCTTCTATGTTAAATGACGGAAAAATGCCATATCGTTTGTTGTATCATTCAGATCAAAAAGTGTACAATCCGACGAATTATTCAGAAGCAAGTCAGCGCATAGGAGGAGATGAAATGAATTCAAAAATTTGGTGGATCAAGTAA
- a CDS encoding metallophosphoesterase family protein has translation MKRSEFLRTVALGTLATAIPFDIQAKERAEENKNKMLSFGIITDLHQDLTFDAPERLSAFVDEMNRKQVDFIIQLGDFCVPKKENQVILDIWNSFQGDAFHVIGNHEFDENKSLEQIMDFFSLEKNYYSFDCKGYHFVVLDGNGKIPGNDSVRYPSYFYKEQLEWIENDINSSSLPTIVFIHQGLDHNGVYNREAVRILLENCNKKAGFTKVKVVFSGHHHMDYTNVINGIQYVQINSAVYRWLGEPYNNTSFSPDAYKKYPYLKNMGYYKEPLWAHVQIESNELKLTGKESPWYGQSPVQLGEPIVAWNYVSAAKISDRLIKL, from the coding sequence ATGAAGAGAAGTGAATTTTTGCGAACGGTTGCCTTAGGGACCTTAGCTACAGCTATTCCTTTTGATATCCAAGCGAAGGAAAGGGCAGAGGAAAATAAAAACAAAATGCTGAGTTTTGGAATTATTACAGATTTACATCAAGATTTAACCTTTGATGCACCTGAGCGGTTAAGCGCTTTCGTGGATGAAATGAATCGAAAACAAGTCGATTTTATTATTCAACTCGGAGATTTTTGTGTACCTAAAAAGGAAAATCAAGTCATTTTAGATATATGGAATTCTTTTCAAGGTGATGCTTTTCACGTGATAGGAAATCATGAATTTGACGAGAATAAGTCATTGGAGCAAATCATGGATTTCTTTTCTCTTGAAAAGAATTACTACAGTTTTGACTGCAAAGGCTATCACTTTGTCGTATTGGATGGAAATGGAAAAATACCAGGTAATGATAGTGTACGTTACCCTTCTTATTTTTATAAGGAACAATTGGAGTGGATAGAAAACGATATTAACAGTTCTTCACTACCAACCATTGTCTTTATACATCAAGGATTGGATCACAATGGCGTATATAACAGAGAAGCCGTGCGAATTCTATTGGAGAATTGTAATAAAAAAGCAGGTTTCACCAAGGTGAAAGTTGTTTTTTCAGGACATCATCACATGGATTATACCAATGTCATTAATGGAATTCAGTACGTACAGATAAACAGTGCCGTCTATCGATGGTTGGGAGAACCCTATAACAATACATCATTCTCCCCTGATGCGTATAAAAAGTATCCGTATTTAAAAAATATGGGATATTACAAAGAACCTTTATGGGCTCATGTACAAATAGAGTCGAACGAATTAAAACTAACGGGAAAAGAATCTCCTTGGTATGGGCAGTCTCCTGTTCAATTAGGAGAGCCTATCGTTGCGTGGAATTATGTTTCAGCAGCAAAAATATCAGATCGATTAATTAAATTGTAA
- a CDS encoding calcineurin-like phosphoesterase C-terminal domain-containing protein, translating into MKNFIVSLALLSSLALCAQNKAVGYVFEDANANGKKDRKEKPLANVAVSNGTEVVLTDANGKYELPVSEDNPIFVIKPAGYGFALDEYNLPRYFYMHKPKGSPKHFKYKGIEPTGKLPKEINFGLLSQEESKEFKAFVFGDPQPYTMAEMEYYKKAIVDEAKQQKEGISFGISLGDIVGDDLSLHQPYKEVMKGMGLPWYNVLGNHDMNYDATEDIHSDETFERNFGPANYAFNYGKAHFIVLDDVLYPHPITKKGYWGGFRKDQLDFVRNNLKVVDKDRLIVVSFHIPLYVGDEQHFDAKARQELLDILADFDHVLLLSAHMHTQTHQFYGKKHGWNKAKLLHEYNVGTTSGDWYSGEYNEENVPVATMRDGTPKGYAILSVNDNTYELDYKVAGKSEDYRMEIFLPQVVADKKGGNSFVYANIFMGTEFDEVEYRIDQQEWKKMNREVTLDPALYAKVQKYDLSQTLVDGKRPSNPVNSPHLWSARIPANLPVGTHQVEIRTKDMFQRVFSTVKTFRVEARAQK; encoded by the coding sequence ATGAAAAATTTTATAGTAAGCCTTGCGCTTTTATCTTCTTTAGCGCTATGTGCCCAAAATAAAGCCGTAGGTTACGTCTTTGAAGATGCCAATGCCAATGGAAAAAAAGATAGAAAAGAAAAACCACTGGCAAACGTAGCCGTGAGTAATGGAACTGAAGTAGTATTGACCGATGCAAATGGAAAATACGAATTACCCGTATCGGAGGACAATCCCATATTTGTTATTAAGCCAGCGGGTTACGGTTTTGCGTTGGACGAGTATAATTTACCGCGCTATTTCTATATGCACAAACCCAAAGGTTCTCCTAAACACTTTAAATATAAAGGGATAGAACCAACGGGAAAACTGCCGAAAGAAATTAATTTTGGACTACTGTCACAAGAGGAAAGTAAGGAGTTTAAAGCTTTTGTTTTCGGAGATCCACAACCCTATACGATGGCTGAAATGGAATACTATAAAAAAGCCATTGTCGATGAAGCGAAACAACAAAAAGAAGGAATCTCATTTGGAATTAGTTTAGGAGATATTGTAGGAGACGATTTGAGCTTACATCAACCGTATAAAGAAGTAATGAAGGGCATGGGGTTGCCTTGGTATAATGTACTGGGAAATCACGATATGAATTATGATGCAACTGAAGATATTCATTCAGATGAAACCTTCGAACGCAATTTTGGTCCTGCGAATTATGCTTTTAACTACGGAAAAGCTCATTTTATTGTCTTAGACGATGTGCTTTATCCACATCCCATTACCAAAAAGGGCTATTGGGGAGGATTTCGAAAAGACCAATTGGATTTTGTGCGAAACAATTTAAAAGTTGTAGATAAAGATCGCTTAATCGTTGTGTCCTTTCACATTCCTCTATACGTAGGAGACGAGCAGCACTTTGATGCCAAAGCGAGACAAGAACTCTTGGATATATTGGCGGATTTTGACCATGTTTTATTGTTATCCGCTCATATGCATACACAAACCCATCAGTTTTACGGAAAAAAACACGGATGGAATAAAGCTAAATTACTCCATGAATACAATGTTGGTACTACGTCTGGCGATTGGTATTCAGGAGAATACAACGAAGAAAATGTGCCTGTAGCTACCATGCGTGATGGTACACCTAAAGGATATGCTATTCTATCAGTCAACGACAATACCTATGAATTAGATTATAAAGTAGCAGGAAAATCGGAAGATTACCGCATGGAAATATTTTTACCTCAAGTGGTTGCAGATAAAAAAGGAGGAAACTCTTTCGTATACGCTAATATATTTATGGGAACTGAATTTGATGAGGTCGAATACCGCATTGATCAACAGGAATGGAAAAAAATGAATCGAGAAGTGACGTTAGATCCCGCTTTATACGCTAAAGTGCAAAAATATGATCTTTCTCAAACGCTAGTGGACGGAAAAAGACCTTCTAATCCAGTAAATAGCCCCCATTTATGGAGTGCGCGAATTCCTGCAAATTTACCTGTGGGAACCCATCAAGTAGAAATCCGAACAAAAGATATGTTTCAACGCGTATTCTCCACAGTAAAAACGTTTAGAGTAGAAGCACGCGCTCAAAAATAA